TCAACATCCAAACTAAGCTAAGGTAATTACAAATGAAAGTGTCCTATTAATATATTTCAAAAAACATATAATCCCATTCTCTTGCTATATTTTTAGTTAACCGACTTGACTATAACGTAACGTCATAGTGCATAATTTTAACTATATTAAATAAGGAGTGAAAGAAATGAATATAAAATCATTACGGTCAGATAAAATATATCGAAAAATTTTACAAGCTTCAAAAGAGGAAAAGGTTGAATTATACAGACAAGAAATGTTGGCTCCGTTTATGGGGAAATGGGAAATTCAATATGTTCCTTTTAAAGCTGAGGAGCAAAATGGCTTTGATGTTATTACATTGAATAATATAATGAGCATTTCTCCTAATCAAATTATAAATGAGATTACACCAGAATTAGAATTGATTTCGTCTGATTCTTTTTGGTCTGAGTGTAAAGAAGCTGTTAGGAAAAGCCTTCATTTATTTAGAGAGCATGGTGTGAACCTTCGTGTATCTGATTACTTATTCACGATTCTATTAGGGGATCCAAATAGCCCTTCATTAATGTTAAATGAAGGATATAGTGGTGATGGAGGTATCCCTGGCTATATTTTGTGTACATTTGTGCCAAATGAATACACAATACCTCGAATGAAGGCTGCTTTAGCACATGAATGTAATCATAATGTTCGATATCAATTTATTCAGTGGGACCATACGGTTACTTTAGGTGAATTAATTGTTAGTGAGGGTTTAGCAGAAAACTTTGCTACTTCTATTTTTGGGGAAGATCTACTCGGTCCTTGGGTATCGAAAACAACTATGGAAATGCTTAATAGACGTATTAAACCCGTGCTCAAGGAACAATTACAATTAACAGGATTTGATAAAATTGCACCGTATCTTTATGGTGATGAATTAGCAAAACTTCAAAACTATATACCAGTCAATATGCCTTATGCTGCTGGTTATGCCTGTGGATACTATTTAATCAAATACTATTTAGAGAAAACAGGAAAAAACATCTTTGAAGCCACAATAATTCCTGCCAATTTAATACTAGATGAAATAAAAGGATTTTGGGATGAAGAAACAATTATTAACGGTTAAAGATATTGTCCAAATTACAGGCATAACCAAAAGAACCTTACAATATTATGATAAAATAAATCTATTAAAGCCAATTTACTTAACAGATAATGGTTATTGACTCTATGATAGGAACAGTTTAGCACAGCTTCAAACGATTCTATTTTTTAAGGAAATGGAATTTTCTCTAAAGGAAATTGCGGATGTATTGAAGCTTACGAGAGAAGAACAGCAACAATTATTAAAGAAGCATAACCAAACTTTATTGTTAAAAAACCAACGTTTAGAAGCAGTTATTACTGCGGTAGATGAGTATGTATCAGGAAAGGATATCTACAACTTAAATATTTTTAATAATTCATCTATTTTACCATTACAAGAACAATATACTCATGAAGCGAAATACATCTATGGGGAAACAGAAAAATACAAAGAATTTGAGGAGAAATTGAAAAACCTCTCTCCTAATGAAAAAGCGAACTTATTTCATGAATTCGAACAAAAAATGGAAAGAGTGTTTAGAAAAATTGCTTCCTATATTAATCAATCACCTACTTCCGATGAAGTACAGCAATTAATTGTAGAGTGGAAAAGTTATCTCGAACAATCTATTGTATGTGATTCTGAAATGTTGACATGTATTGCAAATGCGTATAAATTTGATAATCGATTTAAAAATTACATAAATCAATTTAGTAATGAAGACTTAGCTGAATTTTTACATAATTCAATTATACATTATGTAAATAAACAGAAAAATTAATGTCATACTATTTATAATAGGGGGTCACCTTACATGGCCGTCAACTTAAGAAGAATAAACGCCACCAAAACAAAAAAAAGCCCCAACTTATTTTTTTTGAAAATAAGTTGGGGCTTTTGAAACAGAAAAGTATATTTTTAACTATGAAAACTACGATAAATTTTTCCTTTTTTCCTACTTGCTAAATTCAGCAAGTAAAATTTTTTTAAAAGGATTAGGACTGTCAGTTCTACCCAAACTATTCCAATTGACGACCAACGTATGCTTGCCTCCAAGTTTACCTCCAACAAGAGTAGTAAACCCTAGAACGCCACCTGTGTGTCCCCATATCGAGACACCGCTTGGAAGCTTAGTTTCATAGATTCCAAGACCATATCCATCGATTCCTTCTTTTCCTGTAGGAACTGTAGTAAGCATATGTTTTAGTTGCTGTTCTTTCAGTAATTTGCCACCGAGCAAGTAAGAGAAGAATTTGTTTAAGTCGTCAGCAGTAGAAATCATATCTCCAGCAGAGCTACCTGCACTTGGGTTATAATAAGTAACGTCTTTTAACTCACTTGCTCCGTCTGGTTGGACATATCCACGGGCATGGTTAGTGCCTGGAATAACACTTGAGTTGCCTGGTAGGAATGTATTCGACAATTCAAGTGGTTCAATAATTCGATTTTCAACCTCTTCCGCATAGCTGTTTCCAGTTACTTTTTCAATAAGAATGCCCAGTAATACGTATCCTGTGTTTGAATAAGACCAGCCATCTCCTGGGTCAAAGTCTGGAGGCAGAGAAACCCCCATCTTCACTAACTCTTCAGCCGTATACGATTTTTTTGTATCCGTAAAATCAGCGTCTTTTGACCTTGAGTATTCAGCGATACCACTTGTATGGTTCAATATGTGCCGGATAGTAATCTTGTTACCATCATATCCATTTCCTTGAATGACACCAGGCAACCAGTCTTCGATGTAGTCGTCTAGCTTCAGGCGATTCTCTCCAACTAATTGAAGTACAACTGTTGCGGTGAACGTCTTCGTCACACTCCCAATGCGAAAGCGAAAATCTGTTTTCATTGGTTTCTTGGTTCTCAGATCCGCTATTCCAGCGGCATACCCCCACGTTTTTCCACCCTCAGAAGTTTTAGCAAGTATCCCCGGGTATCCAAGTTGCAATGTATCCCGCATTGCTTGCTTGACGGAAGTACGATCTCGTTGAGTATTTGTTTGTAACGAACTAGATACATTTTGAGTGGGCTCTGCTTTTACAATTGAGGTTGGTGTTGTATATAACAGGGAGCTTCCAGCTATTAAAAGGGCCAGACTTGCACATGTAATTTGACTACGTATTTTCATATGGCATTCCTCTCCTCTATTCATATTGTATAAGTGTTTGCTTACTGTTGACTTAGGGAAAGGCCCTCACGCATATAGATTAAAGCCCCAGTACAAAGGTATCTATTAATACCAACAATTTGAGCCAGTTAAATCTCCATCCCTTCTATAACAAAATTATTCAAAGGTATGAAAGCATATTATGTACCCTTAGTTATTGTTAGGATTAACACAACATGAGACATAGCCCCAACCCATATTTTACTTTATTTATCCATGATATGTATTGAGAAAGAATGTAAATTCGAATCCTTTCCGTACCCCAACTATTGATCGTTTTTTTCACCTATTATAATTAGTTATTTAGAATTTCATAATAAAAAACTGTAAAAAAATAACGAGTTCCTTAACGAACAGGAAGTGGTTGAAAAATATGTCTAAACGCACAATTATTTTTTTTGATATGGTGACCCCATCGCCATCAAGCTAAGGTTTTGAAGTACCCACTAAATGAAATTTTTCTTTCTCTACAGTTAGTTATTTTGAGAAGTCAGCTCATTTTTTGTTTTTGGGGTGTTTATTTTTCTTAAGTTGATGGATGTATGGTGCTACCCCTATAAGCTCAATAGGTCATAGTTGGAAAAAAGTAAGGCTATGGCCTATTTTTACACGTATCTCGGCTGTACCCCTTCCACAGCAAAACGGGCGAAAATCTCATCGATATGAGAAAAAACGGTTTTTGATATATTAGGTGTCGTTTACAATTGTACCCTTTCTGATAATCAAGCCGCTTAATTCAAAAAAGTGAAACCCGTTAGGGTTTATTTCGTATGCAAATCTTTCAATCACCTACACTTGCCCTTTAGAAAAAAGAAACAATCTCACTTAAAATTGATTTTACATAAACTTAGCTTGATAGCGATGTGGCGATACTC
This DNA window, taken from Bacillus paramycoides, encodes the following:
- a CDS encoding serine hydrolase domain-containing protein, with the translated sequence MKIRSQITCASLALLIAGSSLLYTTPTSIVKAEPTQNVSSSLQTNTQRDRTSVKQAMRDTLQLGYPGILAKTSEGGKTWGYAAGIADLRTKKPMKTDFRFRIGSVTKTFTATVVLQLVGENRLKLDDYIEDWLPGVIQGNGYDGNKITIRHILNHTSGIAEYSRSKDADFTDTKKSYTAEELVKMGVSLPPDFDPGDGWSYSNTGYVLLGILIEKVTGNSYAEEVENRIIEPLELSNTFLPGNSSVIPGTNHARGYVQPDGASELKDVTYYNPSAGSSAGDMISTADDLNKFFSYLLGGKLLKEQQLKHMLTTVPTGKEGIDGYGLGIYETKLPSGVSIWGHTGGVLGFTTLVGGKLGGKHTLVVNWNSLGRTDSPNPFKKILLAEFSK
- a CDS encoding DUF2268 domain-containing protein, with translation MNIKSLRSDKIYRKILQASKEEKVELYRQEMLAPFMGKWEIQYVPFKAEEQNGFDVITLNNIMSISPNQIINEITPELELISSDSFWSECKEAVRKSLHLFREHGVNLRVSDYLFTILLGDPNSPSLMLNEGYSGDGGIPGYILCTFVPNEYTIPRMKAALAHECNHNVRYQFIQWDHTVTLGELIVSEGLAENFATSIFGEDLLGPWVSKTTMEMLNRRIKPVLKEQLQLTGFDKIAPYLYGDELAKLQNYIPVNMPYAAGYACGYYLIKYYLEKTGKNIFEATIIPANLILDEIKGFWDEETIING